The DNA region TGAGGTTATGGCAATTCTACAGGCCATCAGATATTGCAAAAATGAGAATCTGGACAATATTATAGTCCAAACGGATTGTGAAATTGTGTACAAGATTCTACAGGAAGGGTGGAAACCTCCTTGGGGGATAGCAAGTTGGATAGAGGAGATTTTGGAGCTAAAAGTTAATAGGACTATTCTATTTAGTCATATCTTGAGAGAAGGAAACAAGCTGGCAGATGCTATAGCTAATCAGGCACTAGATGAAGCTAATGTTGAATGTCATGGCTTCCAGGACCTAAGTTCAACATGTAGAAAGATCCTCAACAGTGACAAATCTCAGATTCCATATCTGAGAGTGCGAATACAGAGATAGGGGGAACAGATGCAGATATATGATGATTGGGATCTAGAAAAGGAGCGACGAGAAAGATTTTGACACCATGTTCAAATCCTTTGGGAGGAGAACATGGTGTTTTCTACTAACAAAGTGTGTTTTATTTTGCAGGTTCATAGCATACAGAAGACACAAAATTGAAGAGACATATAACACATATGGTCAAGCATACACAACTCACGAATATTCCCGGAATTTCGCAACACACAAAGACAAATCACACACACAAGTTGAAACAAGTTTCATACACAGTTAAAACGAGGGCAACACGGGGAGAAGAACGAGAAAGTCAAATTCTTATTCATGACTTATATCAAATGGAGTTAATTGATGCCTTATTTGTGGTATTAGTATCTTATGATACTCATTCAAGTGGGCCAAAATTAAATCTACCAGAATACAAGTCATGGATAGAAGGAGATATTCAACATTTACAGAATTTCAAGACACATCAAAAGTGGTAAATATGGAGCTTACAGAGTCACTTACCGAAGAAAGAAGCTTAGACCCAACTGGTGGTAGGAAACAGCCAACCTCAAGTGCAGAGAAAATCAACAAGCCAGCAGTACATGCAAATCAACAGAAAAAGAAGAGGTTTACAAGAATTCCAGCTAACACAACATGCAATTAAAGAAACAGCTCACACCAGAAGAACAACGAGGACGAATTAGACAAGGCATTTACCAGATGAGCAGCTACGAAGAGAAGGAGGAGCAGCTACGAAGAGAAGAAGGAGCAACTACGAAGAGAAGGAGGAGGATGGGGGGCAAATCAGCTTCACCATCATCATCTTTACCCCAATTTTAGAGAGCAGCGGCGGAAATGCTCAGACAAAGGACCGTGGAAATAAGGCAACAATACACAGATAGTCCCAATTTGGAAATGGGATCAAATGTTATTTATTTGGGCCGGTCCCAATTTTGGGCCGGTCATTtgcttttatttcattgttggacttattttcttttatttaaataaataaaaggccCATCCGGgcatatttaattaaaaaaaaaaaaaatgaggagtCATAGCTACCtcatttttttggatcaatttgggCTTCCCAGTGTGTAATGATAGTAAAAGTTTAATCGGATATCCTTTTATTGGGCCGATATTtatattttgtcatctttttaaaatGAGGGTTATATGATTGCCTTGGACGGTGAAGATGTAAGTGAAACAAGCAAAGAAAAGAGAACTACGAAAGAGAGAGTCGCACCAGAATATTTCGCAGGAAGTTTAATCCAAACTCTTCTCTTCTACACCTCAACCCAAACTCTTCTCTTCTACGCCTCAACAGTGATGCTccatttttttagtgtaaatacaGTGTATTTGAGTATATTCGTCATTTTTTGGGTATAAATATGAGCTATATGTATTTGGTTGACTGTATTTTTTAGGCAAACTAGATGTATTCTTAAAtatatttgagtgtattctccatttttttgattgtaaatacaatatattttgtatttcaCCCGAGATCCGACCGAATTTGATTGTATTCTCCATATTATGAATACACTATGTAAATTTGGAAAAGAATACAATGTTGTTTAGCAGACCAGATGTATTTCATTCCGATACATGTGTATTTGTatgtatttatgcattgcagTATCTATAGAAGTCTGTATTTCATTCAGATACATGGTGTATTCTTATGCTCCAAATCCAAGTACGATCTCGATCAGAAACTTGATTTTAAGGGAAACCAACCTCCTTTCAGTAAAGAATCGTGTGAAGCTGTTGATAGAACTTGCCCAACGGGTCGGGTTGCAGGCTCTTTAAGGCATAAATTGTTTTTGTGTTTGTTGG from Lycium ferocissimum isolate CSIRO_LF1 chromosome 2, AGI_CSIRO_Lferr_CH_V1, whole genome shotgun sequence includes:
- the LOC132047649 gene encoding uncharacterized protein LOC132047649, with amino-acid sequence MSTITEVIISRELTISQQIYLITAKSDGASRGNPGRSAYGFCLRNNEGDLRYAYATEIGITTNIDAEVMAILQAIRYCKNENLDNIIVQTDCEIVYKILQEGWKPPWGIASWIEEILELKVNRTILFSHILREGNKLADAIANQALDEANVECHGFQDLSSTCRKILNSDKSQIPYLRVRIQR